A stretch of bacterium DNA encodes these proteins:
- a CDS encoding tetratricopeptide repeat protein codes for MSVRACAPAALLAAVGCAALAGCVDATATRRQNAEAHYRMATAALQQPGGIQSEVNRRAAYPELTQAIGIEPGNAQFHQTLGAIYFYGEDYGAAEGEFKRALALDPKAAEAHNNLGLVYLAQEHPAEAAGEFKKALANLAYPTPEIAAFNLGNAQYRLGNYEEAIEAYERSLKILPENFDGQFGVGLSYARLGRLAEAERAYAEAARLRPDAVRAHYELGMTLFKLGRKGEAAAQFRRVVELEPAGELGEQSRIYLKLIK; via the coding sequence GTGAGCGTCCGCGCCTGCGCGCCCGCGGCCCTGCTCGCCGCGGTCGGGTGCGCCGCGCTCGCCGGCTGCGTGGACGCCACGGCGACGCGCCGCCAGAACGCGGAAGCCCACTACCGCATGGCCACGGCGGCGCTCCAGCAGCCTGGCGGCATCCAGAGCGAGGTCAACCGGCGCGCCGCCTACCCGGAGCTGACGCAGGCGATCGGGATCGAGCCCGGGAACGCGCAGTTCCACCAGACGCTGGGCGCGATCTACTTCTACGGGGAGGACTACGGGGCCGCCGAGGGCGAGTTCAAGCGCGCGCTCGCGCTGGACCCGAAGGCGGCGGAGGCGCACAACAACCTGGGCCTCGTCTACCTCGCGCAGGAGCACCCCGCCGAGGCGGCCGGCGAGTTCAAGAAGGCGCTCGCGAACCTCGCCTACCCGACGCCCGAGATCGCGGCCTTCAACCTCGGGAACGCGCAGTACCGCCTCGGCAACTACGAAGAGGCCATCGAGGCCTACGAGCGTTCGCTGAAGATCCTGCCCGAGAACTTCGACGGGCAGTTCGGCGTCGGCCTGAGCTACGCGCGCCTCGGCCGCCTCGCGGAGGCGGAGCGCGCGTACGCGGAGGCGGCCCGCCTGCGCCCCGACGCCGTGCGCGCGCACTACGAGCTGGGCATGACGCTCTTCAAGCTCGGGCGCAAGGGCGAGGCGGCGGCGCAGTTCCGCAGGGTCGTCGAGCTGGAACCGGCCGGCGAGCTCGGGGAGCAGTCGCGCATCTACCTCAAGCTGATCAAGTAG
- a CDS encoding tRNA-dihydrouridine synthase family protein has product MSEPAPAAGAFRPAALRIGSLSVFPPLVLAPMAGLTHAPLRRLLGELGGVGLFYSEMLSARALRHELPGRSRQLAAAERGRPLCLQIFAAEPEQIAPAVAAGDGWRPEVWDLNFGCPAPEILRQGAGGALARDLSRAWRMAEAMRQAVTGPLLFKIRAEEDGARLLEFARLLEAAGADGIVVHGRTAREKLCRPARWEPIAAVAAAVRIPVIGNGDVRSSADAERLLAETGCAGVMIGRAAAERPWIFREIAAGWGLPVPPLRLRTRSAVYRRLAKLLHEHLGHPRDLYRLREFTGYFAKNYKFGHQLWKEVQNAADVGTARRIAKDFFSRQEDAGETLA; this is encoded by the coding sequence GTGTCCGAGCCCGCCCCCGCGGCCGGCGCCTTCCGGCCGGCAGCCCTCCGGATCGGATCGCTCAGCGTCTTCCCGCCGCTGGTGCTCGCGCCGATGGCCGGGCTCACCCACGCCCCGCTGCGCCGGTTGCTCGGCGAGCTCGGCGGCGTCGGGCTCTTCTACTCCGAGATGCTCAGCGCCCGCGCGCTGCGCCACGAGCTGCCCGGACGCTCGCGACAGCTGGCGGCGGCCGAGCGCGGACGTCCCCTGTGCCTGCAGATCTTCGCCGCCGAGCCCGAGCAGATCGCGCCCGCGGTGGCGGCCGGCGACGGCTGGCGCCCCGAGGTCTGGGACCTGAACTTCGGCTGCCCCGCCCCCGAGATCCTGCGGCAGGGCGCCGGGGGGGCGCTCGCGCGCGACCTGAGCCGGGCCTGGCGCATGGCGGAGGCGATGCGCCAGGCGGTCACGGGGCCGCTGCTCTTCAAGATCCGGGCCGAGGAGGACGGCGCGCGCCTCCTCGAGTTCGCGCGCCTCCTGGAGGCCGCAGGGGCCGACGGGATCGTCGTCCATGGCCGCACCGCCCGCGAGAAGCTCTGCCGCCCGGCGCGCTGGGAGCCGATCGCGGCGGTGGCCGCCGCGGTGCGCATCCCGGTGATCGGCAACGGCGACGTGCGGTCCTCGGCGGACGCCGAGCGCCTGCTCGCCGAGACCGGCTGCGCCGGCGTCATGATCGGCCGCGCGGCGGCGGAGCGGCCGTGGATCTTCCGCGAGATCGCCGCCGGCTGGGGCCTGCCGGTGCCGCCGCTGCGGCTGCGCACGCGCAGCGCCGTCTACCGCCGCCTCGCCAAGCTCCTGCACGAGCACCTCGGCCACCCGCGCGACCTGTACCGGCTGCGCGAGTTCACCGGCTACTTCGCGAAGAACTACAAGTTCGGCCACCAGCTCTGGAAGGAGGTCCAGAACGCCGCGGACGTCGGGACGGCGCGGCGGATCGCCAAGGACTTCTTCTCGCGGCAGGAGGACGCCGGGGAGACGCTGGCGTGA